AAATTCCAAAAAAGAGGCGGAGATTAGGCCTCCTTCGCCAGACTGCAAGGCAAGAAAACAGCTGTTTTTTGCAGCGAGCTTGCTTAGGCGGGCCTCTAAGCGATGTAGCGCGCGATCTTTTCGCGGAATAATTGGAGGTTGATCGGCTTTGTGATAAAATCAGACATGCCGTAGTCTAAGCAGCGTTGTTCGGTGGAACTTTCCACATTTGCGGTGAGCGCAATGACGGGTGTTTGACGGTTGGTCGGGGTTGATTTTATTTCTTTGGTCGCGTCGAAACCGTCAAGTAAGGGCATGCTCAGGTCCATGAGTATGAGATCATACTTATTTTCCTGTGCGAGTTGGACCGCAATTTGCCCATTGGCTGCGATCGTTGACTGGCAGCCGAATAAAGAGAGTGTGCGTTCCATCAGTTGGGCATTTGTAAACTCATCTTCGACGACCAGAATGTTTAGACCGCGATCTAGCTCTTGGAATCTGTTTTCGACTTTTGCTTCTGCGATGGGTTGTAAGGGGAGGGTGACGGTAAAGCAGCTGCCTTCGCCTTCGCGGCTGGTGGCATCGATCCGGCCACCCATGATATTGACAAGCTTATGGCAGGTTGCCAGCCCAAGGCCGATCCCTGGGTAGTTGCGTTTATAGGATGCGTCGACTTGGGAGAATGGTTTGAAGAGTTTCTGGAGCAGGGCTTCATCGATCCCGATTCCCGTGTCTTGGATGATGAATTGATATTCGTCGTTTGCCTGTGTTTTTTGGCCAATCGTGAGCTGGACTGTGCCTTCTTGCGTATATTTACAGGCGTTTTCCAATAGTATGTTGATCAAGCTCTTGAGCATATGAGCGTCGGTCTGCACGCGTAGGTCTTCGTTTATGGGCTGTAAATGTGCGTCACCATTCTGGAAGTGTAATTGGAGGTGCGGAGCGTTGAGTTGAGCTTGATTTAGTCGATCCTGGCAGGTTTCGAGTAATCGGGTCGGTGACTTTTTCGGTTTAATATGACCACGGTTGAGACGTGAATACTCTAATACTTGGTTGACGAGGGTTAACATTCTCTCGCTCTCGCTGAGTATGGTTTGGAGCATTTCAGCGTTTTCACCTTGGGAGTCTTCCAGGAGCATCGCGGTATATCCCATTATCGGGTTCAATGGGGTGCGCATTTCGTGGCTCATGACTGCCAAAAATTCGCTTTTTGCCTTATTGGCGCTCTCTGCGAGTACTTTGGCCCGTTCCATTTCAAGGTAGGCGTTTTTTTGCTGATCTTGTAGTTCGATACGATGTATGGCTTGGCTCAGATCGTTGCAGATTTCTTCGACAAATGAGATTTCTTCCGTTTCGGACAGTGCGCTTGTGGGGGTGGCGATGGCGAATATGCCATAATCCTTATTGTGATTGGATAATTTGACCGTGATGCGTAGTAAGTTGTCGCAGTCGTTGGGGAATAAGCAGCATGCGGGGGCGGGTTCGCCAGGCGAGTATTTGACTAGGTCTTGAGTGCTTTGTGCGATCATTTGGTAGCATGCGGGCATCTCATGCTGGGAGACTCGCTCGCTCACATGAAGGGGGAGTCCATTGGCGGCTGCCTCATAAAAGAAAGCAACTTCTTCGGATGCACCTTTGAGGGCACACCATGCCCGCTTGCATTGATAGTTTTGAATCAGTAGGTCGCAACATTGGGTGATGAGTGAGTTCAGATCATTTTCACGGGCGATCAGCTTATTGATGGTGCAAATTTCTTTGAGCAGGTGGCTGAGTCGTTCGGTGCGTTGTTGGGTCAGGGCCTGATCGGCTGTCTCCGTCCATTGGCAAACGACACATTGCAGTGTGCCCGCTAGGTCCAGGATGGGGAACATGACGACGTCGATGTAAATGGTTAATATTTCCGGTTGATCGGTGCCTACCGGAGTTCTGCTTGGACTCCATGGGGTGCCAAAGCGAATCGACGTGTGTTGCTCGAAAACGGACTTAACTTTGGGTAGAAAACCAGCTCGCTCGAGGTCTTCATCTTCCAACACATTGTAATGCTCGATATTTTCGCCATCGGCTAAGTTTAAAGCCTTTCGCATCGGCTTATTTATGCGGGTGACCTGACCATTAGGAGCGGCGACCCACATCGGAAAGGGCGTGCTTTTTAGTAAAGTCTCCAGCTCGATGCTGATTGAGTGCTCGCCAGTGCTCTCAGTCATATTGGACCGCTGCGGGGATTGAATCCTGTCCGCTGGGGTCTTGTTTGTGTTTTTTTCCTGAAGCATTCAAAGTTAGTTGGGTGAATCTGACTATTGTGTGGGGGTAAATGCTCATTTAGTCGTTATTTTCACTTATGTCCAGAATTAGCTTCATTATTTCTTGGTATGAGGAGGTCCTTGCCAGAGCAGAGCAGGGCATATCGCCTATACTAAGGAGATGAGCCAACGGCTTACGCGCCAATCGGTGATCCATTCCAATGCTAGGAATTGGTAAAATCCGACGATGCACCAGAAGGCGATACGGAAGCTGCGTTTGCTGGTCTTATGGCGAAAGAGTTGCTGCGCGAGATAGGCCGCTGGCCAGCCACCGAGCAGCTCGAAGCTATGTAGACTTTTTTCTGGGATGCGCCAGAGGCCTTTCTGTGCTCTGCGTTTGTCTTGCCAGTAGCTGACAAAGGTGGTCACTGAGATGAACAGCCAGTAGCCGAGGATGAATTGCCAGTCGATATTGGCGGATAGTTTATAAAGTCCCACTAAAGGGAGGATGCCGCAAACGAGTATAGGAATGTGGCGCTTCATACATTTAGAGGTCGGCCAGAATGCTGCGTAGTTCCGCAGCGGGCTCGTCGTGGTGTTGTGCAACGGCGAGCTGCAGTGCAGTTTCCAAGATCGATTTGGCTTCAAGCGGCTGATTATTTTGCAGCATTGCTTTGCCTAATAATATGCGAGGGAGCATCCAGTCATCGCGTGAATCGG
The nucleotide sequence above comes from Coraliomargarita algicola. Encoded proteins:
- a CDS encoding molecular chaperone DnaJ yields the protein MKKSEIFLPKVLAKPENMLFRFSLGQALYEEGDTLDAIPHLKKCADSRDDWMLPRILLGKAMLQNNQPLEAKSILETALQLAVAQHHDEPAAELRSILADL
- a CDS encoding DUF1294 domain-containing protein → MKRHIPILVCGILPLVGLYKLSANIDWQFILGYWLFISVTTFVSYWQDKRRAQKGLWRIPEKSLHSFELLGGWPAAYLAQQLFRHKTSKRSFRIAFWCIVGFYQFLALEWITDWRVSRWLISLV
- a CDS encoding hybrid sensor histidine kinase/response regulator, which encodes MTESTGEHSISIELETLLKSTPFPMWVAAPNGQVTRINKPMRKALNLADGENIEHYNVLEDEDLERAGFLPKVKSVFEQHTSIRFGTPWSPSRTPVGTDQPEILTIYIDVVMFPILDLAGTLQCVVCQWTETADQALTQQRTERLSHLLKEICTINKLIARENDLNSLITQCCDLLIQNYQCKRAWCALKGASEEVAFFYEAAANGLPLHVSERVSQHEMPACYQMIAQSTQDLVKYSPGEPAPACCLFPNDCDNLLRITVKLSNHNKDYGIFAIATPTSALSETEEISFVEEICNDLSQAIHRIELQDQQKNAYLEMERAKVLAESANKAKSEFLAVMSHEMRTPLNPIMGYTAMLLEDSQGENAEMLQTILSESERMLTLVNQVLEYSRLNRGHIKPKKSPTRLLETCQDRLNQAQLNAPHLQLHFQNGDAHLQPINEDLRVQTDAHMLKSLINILLENACKYTQEGTVQLTIGQKTQANDEYQFIIQDTGIGIDEALLQKLFKPFSQVDASYKRNYPGIGLGLATCHKLVNIMGGRIDATSREGEGSCFTVTLPLQPIAEAKVENRFQELDRGLNILVVEDEFTNAQLMERTLSLFGCQSTIAANGQIAVQLAQENKYDLILMDLSMPLLDGFDATKEIKSTPTNRQTPVIALTANVESSTEQRCLDYGMSDFITKPINLQLFREKIARYIA